A window of Aeromicrobium sp. Root236 contains these coding sequences:
- a CDS encoding deoxyribodipyrimidine photo-lyase: MTTSVMWFRRDLRLGDNPAILEALASGPDGVVPLFVLDDRLWSTRAKARTAALSVLLADLSERIGGLHVVHGDPVEEVVRVARRVGAASVHVSADFAPYGARRDRRVEEALASHRIALVRTGSPYAVAPGRVTKADGSGYRVFTPFARAWREHGWRGPADETTDVPWIRPDGRTHEIPDLAPPDGMTLPPLGERAALERWEAFLDDDIADYDVARDLPGDDRTSRMSVHLKWGTIHPRTMLADLAPLRSKGATAYVRELAFREFYADVLHQRPDSAFGYYNPAFAAMEYDEPGDALEAWKAGRTGIPIVDAGMRQLEAEGWMHNRVRMIVASFLVKDLHVEWQHGARHFLELLVDADLASNQHGWQWVAGCGTDAAPYFRVFNPMTQGKKFDPDGTYVRRWVPELAEVDARHVHTPWELDEPPAGYPAPMVDHAAERQESLRRYGAITT; encoded by the coding sequence GTGACGACGTCAGTGATGTGGTTCAGGCGGGACCTGCGGCTGGGCGACAATCCGGCGATCCTCGAGGCGCTCGCCTCCGGGCCCGACGGTGTCGTGCCGCTGTTCGTGCTCGACGACCGTCTCTGGTCGACCCGGGCCAAGGCCCGTACGGCCGCCCTGTCGGTCCTGTTGGCGGACCTCTCCGAACGCATCGGTGGCCTCCACGTGGTGCACGGGGATCCTGTCGAGGAGGTCGTCCGCGTGGCGCGTCGCGTCGGAGCCGCCAGCGTGCACGTCTCGGCCGACTTCGCACCGTACGGCGCCCGGCGTGATCGCCGAGTAGAGGAGGCGCTGGCGTCGCACCGCATCGCGCTCGTCCGGACCGGTTCGCCGTACGCCGTCGCGCCGGGGCGGGTCACGAAGGCCGACGGCTCGGGCTACCGGGTCTTCACACCCTTTGCACGAGCGTGGCGCGAGCACGGCTGGCGCGGGCCCGCGGACGAGACGACCGACGTGCCGTGGATCCGGCCCGACGGGCGTACGCACGAGATCCCCGATCTCGCGCCGCCGGACGGGATGACCCTGCCACCGCTCGGCGAGCGGGCCGCGCTGGAGCGATGGGAGGCATTCCTCGACGACGACATCGCCGACTACGACGTGGCGCGCGACCTGCCCGGCGACGACCGGACGTCGCGCATGTCCGTGCACCTCAAGTGGGGCACGATCCACCCGCGCACGATGCTCGCGGACCTCGCGCCCCTGCGGTCGAAGGGCGCCACGGCGTACGTCCGGGAGCTCGCGTTCCGCGAGTTCTACGCCGACGTGCTGCACCAGCGCCCCGACTCGGCGTTCGGCTACTACAACCCCGCGTTCGCCGCGATGGAGTACGACGAGCCCGGGGACGCGCTCGAGGCGTGGAAGGCCGGCCGCACAGGCATCCCGATCGTCGACGCGGGGATGCGCCAGCTCGAGGCCGAGGGCTGGATGCACAACCGCGTACGCATGATCGTCGCGAGCTTCCTGGTCAAGGACCTCCACGTCGAGTGGCAGCACGGCGCACGGCACTTCCTCGAGCTGCTCGTCGATGCTGACCTCGCGTCCAACCAGCACGGCTGGCAGTGGGTCGCGGGCTGTGGCACGGACGCAGCGCCGTACTTCCGGGTGTTCAACCCGATGACACAGGGCAAGAAGTTCGACCCCGACGGGACGTACGTACGCCGGTGGGTGCCCGAGCTCGCCGAGGTCGACGCGCGGCACGTGCACACGCCTTGGGAGCTCGACGAGCCGCCGGCGGGCTACCCGGCCCCGATGGTCGACCACGCGGCGGAGCGCCAGGAGTCACTGCGTCGCTACGGGGCCATCACGACCTAG
- a CDS encoding metal-dependent transcriptional regulator, whose translation MSDLIDTTEMYLRTVYELEEEGIIPLRARIAERLHQSGPTVSQTVARMERDGLLTVEGDRHLELSPKGRQLATRVMRKHRLAERLLTDIIGLEIEFVHEEACRWEHVMSEQVERRLVELLEHPTESPYGNPIPGLSELGELGKDADFLEGVQPMTKAVSGAVEPIRLVVRRIAEELQKDTEVMSVLRRVGALPGNDILVSQGHDGLVVARQGETAEIDAEAAVHVFVSV comes from the coding sequence GTGAGCGACCTGATCGACACCACCGAGATGTACCTCCGCACGGTCTACGAGCTGGAAGAGGAGGGCATCATCCCGTTGCGCGCGCGCATCGCCGAGCGCCTCCACCAGAGCGGGCCCACGGTCAGCCAGACGGTCGCCCGCATGGAGCGTGACGGGCTGCTCACGGTCGAGGGTGACCGGCACCTCGAGCTGTCGCCCAAGGGGCGGCAGCTCGCGACACGCGTGATGCGCAAGCACCGCCTCGCCGAGCGCCTGCTGACCGACATCATCGGCCTCGAGATCGAGTTCGTGCACGAAGAGGCCTGCCGCTGGGAGCACGTGATGTCCGAGCAGGTCGAGCGTCGCCTCGTCGAGTTGCTCGAGCACCCGACCGAGTCGCCGTACGGCAATCCGATCCCGGGTCTCTCCGAGCTGGGCGAGCTCGGCAAGGACGCCGACTTCCTCGAAGGCGTGCAGCCGATGACCAAGGCGGTCAGCGGTGCGGTCGAGCCGATCCGCCTCGTGGTGCGACGCATCGCCGAGGAGCTGCAGAAGGACACCGAGGTCATGTCGGTGCTTCGCAGGGTCGGCGCGCTGCCCGGCAACGACATCCTGGTGTCACAGGGACACGACGGCCTCGTCGTCGCGCGACAGGGTGAGACCGCTGAGATCGACGCCGAAGCGGCCGTGCACGTCTTCGTCTCGGTCTGA
- a CDS encoding PGPGW domain-containing protein, producing MNVGLALKSWFRRTGSEILGWILTIAGIILIPAPGPGTLVLVAGISLLSRNYVWAQKLLGPLERKAVEAAKFGVATWPRITVSFLGGVWLVALGVVWWLSPEIPEFSILSVGFGPELPAHGWGTAIGLWTSAIAAWGLLAYSVVRWHEPRKAKTHSNA from the coding sequence ATGAACGTCGGGTTGGCCTTGAAGAGCTGGTTTCGACGCACGGGCAGTGAGATCCTCGGCTGGATCCTGACGATCGCCGGCATCATCCTCATCCCGGCTCCCGGCCCCGGAACGCTCGTCCTGGTCGCGGGCATCTCGCTGCTGTCCCGCAACTACGTCTGGGCGCAGAAGTTGCTCGGCCCGCTCGAGCGCAAGGCGGTCGAGGCGGCGAAGTTCGGCGTCGCGACCTGGCCGCGCATCACCGTCAGCTTCCTCGGCGGCGTGTGGCTCGTCGCGCTGGGCGTCGTGTGGTGGCTCAGCCCCGAGATCCCGGAGTTCTCGATCCTCAGCGTGGGCTTCGGCCCCGAGCTGCCGGCTCATGGCTGGGGCACGGCGATCGGCCTGTGGACGTCGGCGATCGCCGCCTGGGGTCTGCTGGCCTACAGCGTCGTCCGGTGGCACGAGCCCCGCAAGGCCAAGACTCACTCGAACGCGTAG
- a CDS encoding DUF1707 domain-containing protein — protein sequence MVATRASDADRDSCLEDIEAAYADGRINDAEREARTQAALQATTLQELADLVADLGPAAKLPTKVAAAFKPSGNAAGTQLSRRFLRRLLVALLIPAAIAVVVWVSNAGGDDQPTTPGSAAQESNPKDRLELHTAAGFEQLVALTKAKFGTTVIDSAAIYPDYASIEVVMKDDERRVENWYFAKGFEGEPSKGTRTAESGTIDLAAVNPAAYARALKRSPSVLGVEDITSTYVVIRNSGDQPTFSVYVSNEYSENGYWTFTLDGKELARYAFE from the coding sequence ATGGTGGCCACCCGAGCAAGCGATGCCGACCGTGACAGCTGCCTGGAGGACATCGAGGCCGCGTACGCGGACGGCCGCATCAATGACGCGGAGCGCGAGGCGCGTACGCAGGCCGCGCTGCAGGCGACGACCCTGCAGGAGCTGGCCGATCTCGTCGCCGACCTCGGTCCCGCGGCCAAGCTCCCGACGAAGGTGGCCGCAGCCTTCAAGCCGTCGGGCAACGCCGCCGGCACCCAGCTGTCACGACGATTCCTGCGCCGGCTGCTCGTGGCCCTGCTGATCCCCGCGGCGATCGCGGTCGTCGTCTGGGTGTCGAACGCCGGTGGTGACGACCAGCCGACGACCCCCGGTTCGGCCGCGCAGGAGTCCAATCCCAAGGACCGCCTGGAGCTGCACACGGCGGCCGGCTTCGAGCAGCTCGTGGCGCTGACCAAGGCGAAGTTCGGCACGACGGTCATCGACTCGGCGGCGATCTACCCCGACTACGCCAGCATCGAGGTCGTGATGAAGGACGACGAGCGGCGCGTGGAGAACTGGTACTTCGCCAAGGGGTTCGAGGGTGAGCCGAGCAAGGGCACCCGCACCGCAGAATCCGGAACGATCGACCTGGCGGCGGTCAACCCTGCCGCGTACGCCCGGGCGCTCAAGCGCTCACCGTCGGTGCTGGGCGTCGAGGACATCACCTCGACGTACGTCGTGATCCGCAACTCCGGTGACCAGCCGACGTTCTCGGTGTACGTGTCGAACGAGTACAGCGAGAACGGCTACTGGACGTTCACGCTGGACGGCAAGGAGCTTGCCCGCTACGCGTTCGAGTGA
- a CDS encoding S8 family serine peptidase, translating to MQIGRAAGVVALGAALVATTSSGATANDEPGPGASALDRTATKILATALPGRPLEVVTTTRTAGAPTITTSVATSRSGALKQILAGLRKPATIGVDMAHEVSIDVSNDPLRPRQWGLTRLGAETAWKTSTGRGVVVAVIDTGVRAGHPDLNGHIVAGYDFISPGTLPSDENGHGTHVAGVIAALVNNHRGVASVAPGSRIMPVRVLDSSGVGDSATVGKAIIWAVQHGAKVINLSLSSTRADTATKAAVAYAISKNVVVVAAAGNRGCGLLGSPRTYPAAYPGVLGVAAITSAGDVASYSSCGDWVDVAAPGSGILSTTTAKPSPTLGCPPDYCTLSGTSMAAPHVAGAAALEISKLGPGASQATIRGLIQATADDTGRAGYDTRSGYGVINPRRMLSR from the coding sequence ATGCAGATCGGACGAGCAGCCGGAGTCGTCGCGCTTGGCGCGGCCCTGGTGGCGACGACGTCGAGCGGGGCCACCGCCAACGACGAGCCGGGTCCCGGGGCCAGTGCCCTCGACCGTACGGCGACCAAGATCCTCGCGACCGCGCTGCCGGGCCGACCGCTCGAGGTCGTGACCACGACCCGTACCGCCGGCGCCCCCACGATCACCACGTCGGTCGCCACGAGCCGGTCCGGCGCTCTCAAGCAGATCCTCGCGGGTCTCAGGAAGCCGGCCACGATCGGCGTCGACATGGCGCACGAGGTGAGCATCGACGTCTCGAACGATCCGCTCCGTCCGCGCCAGTGGGGACTCACCCGCCTCGGCGCCGAGACGGCCTGGAAGACGTCGACCGGCCGCGGTGTCGTCGTCGCGGTCATCGACACCGGCGTTCGCGCCGGCCACCCCGATCTCAACGGCCACATCGTGGCGGGCTACGACTTCATCTCGCCGGGCACCCTGCCGAGCGACGAGAACGGTCATGGCACGCACGTCGCCGGGGTCATCGCCGCGCTCGTGAACAATCACCGCGGTGTCGCCAGCGTCGCCCCCGGGTCGCGGATCATGCCCGTACGCGTCCTCGACTCGTCGGGCGTCGGCGACTCGGCGACGGTCGGCAAGGCGATCATCTGGGCGGTGCAGCACGGCGCCAAGGTCATCAACCTCTCGCTGTCCTCCACCCGTGCCGACACGGCCACCAAGGCCGCGGTGGCGTACGCGATCTCCAAGAACGTCGTCGTCGTCGCAGCCGCGGGCAACCGGGGCTGTGGGCTGCTGGGTTCACCGCGTACGTATCCCGCGGCTTATCCCGGTGTGCTCGGCGTCGCGGCGATCACCTCGGCCGGCGACGTCGCGTCGTACTCGAGCTGCGGTGACTGGGTCGACGTCGCGGCGCCCGGCAGCGGCATCCTGTCCACGACGACGGCCAAGCCGAGCCCGACGCTGGGCTGCCCGCCGGACTACTGCACGCTGTCCGGGACGTCGATGGCAGCGCCACACGTGGCTGGTGCCGCGGCACTCGAGATCTCGAAGCTGGGACCCGGTGCCAGCCAGGCGACGATCCGCGGGCTCATCCAGGCGACGGCGGACGACACCGGACGTGCGGGCTACGACACGCGCAGCGGATACGGCGTCATCAATCCCCGCCGCATGCTGTCGCGGTGA
- a CDS encoding DUF1707 domain-containing protein → MEGVPATDDDRRGAFDDLKELLSSGRIDAAEFATRSSKISSATTLSELAALVTDHGRAPATASAPKESFGTVVGDALTSPQVGRTVGRFATAIGMRRVILWALALAVTGGAALATQFFDNTGGDPSTGAGIPGLTQPTATAAPHPELLTRTGFARLRDDMRAKIGSTHYLSAVIYPDYATIEVPVSGDPDHSQRWYYNGSFPYNPTPSPRRPGSKSADLGDVRVTALAKAIRLAPAQLNVPDPDRTYVIFDSRSGRSVMSVYVTNPSNDTGYWTMRLDGRTVTKYKAP, encoded by the coding sequence ATGGAGGGCGTTCCGGCAACTGACGACGATCGGCGCGGGGCGTTCGACGACCTCAAGGAGTTGCTCTCGAGCGGCCGGATCGACGCCGCCGAGTTCGCGACCCGGTCCTCGAAGATCTCGTCGGCGACCACCCTGTCGGAGCTCGCCGCGCTGGTGACCGATCACGGTCGCGCTCCGGCGACTGCGTCAGCACCCAAGGAGTCGTTCGGCACCGTGGTCGGCGACGCCCTCACGAGCCCGCAGGTCGGGCGTACGGTGGGCCGGTTCGCGACGGCCATCGGCATGCGCCGGGTGATCCTGTGGGCGCTCGCCCTCGCGGTCACCGGCGGTGCGGCCCTCGCCACGCAGTTCTTCGACAACACCGGTGGTGACCCGTCGACGGGTGCGGGCATCCCGGGCCTCACGCAGCCGACCGCCACCGCGGCCCCGCACCCGGAGCTGCTGACGCGTACCGGCTTCGCCAGGCTCCGCGACGACATGCGCGCCAAGATCGGCAGCACGCACTACCTCAGCGCCGTGATCTATCCCGACTACGCGACGATCGAGGTGCCGGTCTCAGGCGACCCCGACCACTCGCAGCGCTGGTACTACAACGGCAGCTTCCCCTACAACCCGACGCCGAGCCCGCGGCGGCCCGGCTCGAAGTCGGCCGACCTGGGCGACGTACGGGTGACGGCGCTCGCCAAGGCGATCCGGCTGGCCCCGGCGCAGCTCAACGTCCCCGATCCCGACCGGACCTACGTGATCTTCGACAGCCGCTCCGGACGCAGCGTCATGTCGGTGTACGTCACCAACCCGTCGAACGACACCGGCTACTGGACCATGCGGCTCGACGGCAGGACGGTGACGAAGTACAAGGCGCCGTGA
- a CDS encoding NAD(P)/FAD-dependent oxidoreductase, with protein MSAHECDVVVVGLGPGGEALVARLAKAGLSVVAVEAELVGGECPYWGCIPSKMFIRAGNLLAEARRIATLSGTATVSPDFSLVAKRIRDEATDNWDDTVAADRITAAGATLVRGRGRLTGDRTVEVDGETYVASKGVVLNTGTTAAVPPIPGLADTPYWTNREALKAEQAPASLIVIGGGAIGLELAQAYSRFDTEVTVLEVAPRILAPEEPESSELLTKVFESEGIGVHAGITIDRVDHDGNRFTVNCGDTTYEAEQLLVAAGRRSRVDDIGLDTVGVEAGKFLTVGDDMQVTDGLWAIGDIVGRGAFTHLSMYHAERAAKSILGEPLGAYDDSFPRVTFTDPEVGGVGLTEAQARDKGLNVRVGLTDVAVSSRGFVHGIGNAGLIKLVIDTDRDVIVGATSAGPTGGETLSALAFAVRAEIPLETLRNTVYAYPTFWRAIESAL; from the coding sequence ATGAGTGCTCACGAGTGTGATGTCGTCGTTGTCGGTCTCGGTCCCGGAGGCGAGGCGCTCGTCGCGCGGCTCGCCAAGGCAGGACTGTCCGTGGTCGCCGTCGAGGCCGAGCTGGTCGGCGGCGAGTGTCCCTACTGGGGCTGCATCCCCTCGAAGATGTTCATCCGTGCCGGCAACCTGCTCGCCGAGGCGCGGCGCATCGCCACGCTGTCGGGCACCGCGACGGTCAGCCCCGACTTCTCGCTCGTCGCCAAGCGGATCCGCGACGAGGCCACGGACAACTGGGACGACACCGTCGCAGCCGACCGGATCACCGCCGCCGGTGCGACGCTCGTACGTGGGCGCGGACGGCTGACCGGCGATCGTACGGTCGAGGTCGACGGGGAGACGTACGTCGCGTCCAAAGGCGTCGTGCTCAACACCGGCACGACGGCAGCGGTGCCGCCGATCCCGGGCCTCGCCGACACGCCGTACTGGACCAACCGCGAGGCGCTCAAGGCCGAGCAGGCTCCCGCGTCGCTGATCGTGATCGGCGGCGGGGCGATCGGGCTCGAGCTGGCGCAGGCCTACTCGCGCTTCGACACCGAGGTCACGGTGCTCGAGGTCGCGCCGCGCATCCTCGCGCCCGAGGAGCCCGAGTCGTCCGAGCTGCTGACCAAGGTCTTCGAGTCGGAAGGCATCGGCGTGCACGCCGGCATCACCATCGACCGGGTCGACCACGACGGCAACCGGTTCACCGTGAACTGCGGCGACACGACGTACGAGGCCGAGCAGCTGCTGGTGGCCGCCGGGCGCAGGTCGCGGGTCGACGACATCGGCCTCGACACGGTCGGCGTCGAGGCGGGCAAGTTCCTGACCGTCGGCGACGACATGCAGGTCACCGACGGGCTCTGGGCGATCGGCGACATCGTCGGGCGCGGCGCGTTCACCCACCTGTCGATGTATCACGCGGAGCGGGCGGCCAAGTCGATCCTCGGCGAGCCGCTCGGCGCGTACGACGACAGCTTCCCGCGCGTGACGTTCACGGACCCGGAGGTCGGGGGAGTCGGCCTCACCGAGGCGCAGGCCCGCGACAAGGGGCTGAACGTACGTGTGGGGCTGACCGACGTCGCGGTGAGCAGCCGGGGCTTCGTCCACGGGATCGGCAACGCAGGGCTGATCAAGCTCGTCATCGACACGGACCGCGACGTCATCGTCGGTGCGACCAGCGCGGGGCCGACCGGTGGCGAGACGCTCTCGGCGCTGGCGTTCGCCGTACGCGCCGAGATCCCGCTCGAGACGCTGCGCAACACGGTCTACGCCTACCCGACGTTCTGGCGGGCGATCGAGTCGGCGCTCTGA
- the cofD gene encoding 2-phospho-L-lactate transferase — translation MRITVLSGGVGGANFLKGLLAAVGPDDEVTVIGNTADDIWLFGLRVCPDLDTVMYTLGGGIDPERKWGRTDETWNAKEELTAYGVDKTWFGLGDRDLATHLIRTQMWHEGVGLAAITERLCERWQPGVRLLPMTEDQVETHIGIDGDDGIDVIHFQEYWIRLGARVPVREVAFRGADEATAGPGVVEAILGADRVILPPSNPIVSIGAILSVAQVAEALRTTAAPVVGVSPIIGGAAVRGMADQLLTGLGLEISASGVARHHGARASGGVLDGWLVDTADAGELGSIEAAGIRSQAVPLYMTDDATTAQLARDTLTLADSLAAGR, via the coding sequence ATGCGGATCACGGTGCTGTCGGGTGGGGTCGGTGGGGCCAACTTCCTCAAGGGGCTGCTGGCCGCCGTGGGGCCTGACGACGAGGTCACGGTGATCGGCAACACCGCCGACGACATCTGGCTCTTCGGCCTGCGGGTGTGCCCCGACCTCGACACCGTGATGTACACGCTCGGCGGCGGCATCGACCCCGAGCGCAAGTGGGGTCGCACCGACGAGACGTGGAACGCCAAGGAGGAGCTGACGGCCTACGGCGTCGACAAGACCTGGTTCGGGCTCGGTGACCGTGACCTTGCCACCCACCTGATCCGGACCCAGATGTGGCACGAGGGGGTGGGCCTCGCGGCCATCACCGAGCGGCTGTGCGAGCGGTGGCAGCCCGGCGTCCGTCTCCTGCCGATGACCGAGGACCAGGTCGAGACCCACATCGGCATCGACGGTGACGACGGCATCGACGTGATCCACTTCCAGGAGTACTGGATCCGGCTCGGCGCCCGCGTCCCGGTGCGTGAGGTCGCGTTCCGTGGCGCTGACGAGGCGACGGCCGGGCCCGGCGTGGTCGAGGCGATCCTCGGTGCCGACCGGGTGATCCTGCCGCCGTCCAACCCCATCGTGTCGATCGGCGCGATCCTGTCGGTGGCCCAGGTCGCCGAGGCGCTGCGTACGACCGCAGCGCCGGTCGTGGGTGTCTCGCCGATCATCGGTGGTGCTGCGGTGCGGGGCATGGCCGACCAGCTGCTCACCGGCCTCGGCCTCGAGATCAGTGCCTCCGGGGTGGCTCGCCACCACGGGGCGCGTGCGTCCGGGGGAGTGCTCGACGGCTGGCTGGTCGACACCGCGGATGCCGGGGAGCTGGGGTCGATCGAGGCGGCCGGCATCAGGTCCCAGGCGGTGCCGCTCTACATGACGGACGACGCGACCACGGCCCAGCTCGCCCGTGACACCCTCACCCTCGCCGACTCGTTGGCCGCCGGGCGCTGA
- the cofE gene encoding coenzyme F420-0:L-glutamate ligase, translating into MVLRAWPLEGIGEIRPGDDLAAIIVDHLGDPLEDGDVVVVTSKVVSKAAGLATAGDRDSLIDAETDRVVARRGQTRIVRTHSGLTLAAAGIDASNLEAGTVIPLPPDPDGAARDLRGRLEELTGVRLGVIVSDTAGRAWRIGQTDIAIGASGVVPYVSFAGVEDAYGNLLAVTSPAVADEIAGTAELVAGKLDGRPVVVVRGLPTSWLGSDEGAAALIRDDDGDLFGLGARDAVLAAASRGDLPRGFPVADEDDDLLALARAGTDLSLADVTVAADGSLEVRSLSEDGAPEAYVEAGALAERLRILARALRREVVIAVVSD; encoded by the coding sequence ATGGTGCTGCGCGCGTGGCCGCTGGAGGGCATCGGCGAGATCCGCCCCGGCGACGACCTCGCCGCGATCATCGTTGACCACCTCGGTGACCCGCTCGAGGACGGCGACGTCGTCGTCGTGACCAGCAAGGTGGTCAGCAAGGCTGCCGGGCTGGCGACGGCCGGCGACCGGGACTCCCTGATCGACGCCGAGACCGACCGGGTCGTGGCGCGTCGTGGCCAGACCCGCATCGTGCGTACGCACTCCGGCCTCACGCTCGCCGCGGCCGGGATCGACGCCTCCAACCTCGAGGCCGGCACCGTTATCCCGCTTCCACCTGACCCGGACGGTGCGGCTCGTGACCTGCGTGGCCGTCTCGAGGAGCTCACGGGCGTACGCCTCGGGGTCATCGTGAGCGACACCGCCGGGCGGGCGTGGCGCATCGGGCAGACCGACATCGCGATCGGAGCGTCCGGGGTCGTGCCCTACGTGTCGTTCGCGGGGGTCGAGGACGCGTACGGGAACCTCCTCGCGGTCACCTCACCTGCCGTCGCGGACGAGATCGCCGGCACCGCCGAGCTGGTCGCGGGCAAGCTCGATGGCCGGCCCGTCGTGGTGGTGCGAGGGCTGCCGACGTCGTGGCTCGGCTCCGACGAGGGCGCGGCTGCGCTGATCCGCGACGACGACGGCGACCTGTTCGGTCTCGGCGCCCGTGACGCGGTGCTCGCGGCGGCCTCCCGCGGTGACCTCCCGCGGGGTTTCCCCGTCGCCGACGAGGACGACGACCTGCTCGCACTCGCGCGGGCCGGCACCGACCTCTCGCTCGCCGACGTGACCGTCGCCGCCGACGGCTCGCTGGAGGTGCGCTCACTGAGCGAGGACGGAGCGCCGGAGGCTTACGTCGAGGCGGGAGCGCTGGCCGAGCGCCTGCGGATCCTCGCCCGCGCCCTGCGCCGCGAGGTCGTCATCGCCGTCGTCAGCGACTGA
- the cofC gene encoding 2-phospho-L-lactate guanylyltransferase, with product MTYTAIVPMKAWDRAKSRLHADSDVRRALAEAFARDTLAAVLACEEVGEVVVVTRGDLVVADVRNAGAVVIQEPADRPLDTLGSAIRHGIAWAGEHRPDAPVAVVPSDLPALTPTALAELLRAAAAHPFAFVADANGDGTTILTSRSPGLMRPGYGPGSAERHRGYGAYALVAADELRQDVDVLPDLDAAERLGLGVHTRQAYTDLTADEALSR from the coding sequence ATGACGTACACCGCGATCGTGCCGATGAAGGCGTGGGACCGGGCCAAGTCCCGCCTGCACGCCGACTCGGACGTCCGCCGCGCGCTCGCCGAGGCGTTCGCCCGCGACACGCTCGCTGCCGTGCTCGCCTGCGAGGAGGTCGGCGAGGTCGTGGTCGTGACGCGCGGCGACCTGGTCGTCGCCGACGTCCGCAACGCCGGTGCCGTCGTGATCCAGGAGCCTGCGGACCGGCCGCTCGACACGTTGGGCTCGGCGATCCGGCACGGCATCGCCTGGGCGGGCGAGCACCGGCCGGACGCGCCCGTCGCCGTCGTGCCGTCCGACCTGCCGGCGCTGACACCCACTGCCCTGGCCGAGCTGTTGCGGGCGGCTGCGGCACATCCTTTCGCCTTCGTGGCGGATGCCAACGGCGACGGCACCACGATCCTGACGAGCCGCTCCCCGGGCCTCATGCGTCCCGGCTACGGTCCCGGCTCGGCGGAGCGGCACCGCGGCTACGGGGCGTACGCGCTGGTGGCCGCCGACGAGCTGCGACAGGACGTCGACGTGCTGCCCGACCTCGACGCCGCCGAGCGCCTCGGCCTCGGCGTGCACACCCGGCAGGCGTACACCGACCTCACGGCAGACGAAGCGCTCAGTCGCTGA